The Oceanicaulis sp. nucleotide sequence TCGCGCTCGGCCCTGATCTCGTCCTCGGAAGGCTCCTTGCCGGCTTCTTTCTGCTGCTCGAGCCATTCGGCGAGGCGGAAATCGACGTTGCCGCCGAGCTGGATGTCGGTGCCGCGGCCGGCCATGTTGGTGGCGATCGTCACCGCGCCGGGCACGCCGGCCTGCGCGATGATGCCCGCTTCCTGCTCGTGATAGCGGGCGTTCAGCACCTGGTGAGGGATCTTGCTCGCGGTCAGCACGTCGGAAAGCTGCTCGGAGCGCTCGATCGAGGCGGTGCCGATTAGCACGGGCTGTTTCTTCTCGTAGGCGGCGCGGATGGCGGCGACGATGGCGTCGTTCTTCTCCGCCATGGTCCGGTAGAGCTCGTCTTCCTGGTCCTCGCGCGCGACGGGCTTGTTGGTGGGGATCTCCACCACGCCGAGCCCGTAAATGCCGGCGAACTCGTCCGCTTCGGTGGCCGCCGTACCGGTCATGCCGGCCAGCTTGTCATACAGGCGGAAGTAATTCTGGAAAGTGATCGAGGCGAGGGTCTGGTTTTCGGGCTGGATTTCCACGCCTTCCTTGGCCTCGATGGCCTGGTGAAGCCCGTCCGACAGCCGTCGGCCCGGCATCATCCGCCCGGTGAATTCGTCGATCAGGACGACCTTGTCCTCGCGGACGATGTAGTCCTTGTCTTTCTTGAAGAGCTTGTGCGCCTTCAGGCCCTGGTTGACGTGGTGGACGACGGAGATGTTCTCCACGTCATAGAGATCGCCGCTTTCGATCAGGCCGCGCTCTTTCAGAAGCTCCTCGATATGCTCGTTGCCTTCTTCGGTGAAGGTGCACGAGCGGGCCTTCTCGTCGATGGTGTAGTCTTCTTCGTCGAGAAGCGGGATGAGCGCGTCGATCGTCTTGTAGAACTCGGTCCGGTCGTCGGTCCGGCCCGAGATGATCAGCGGCGTGCGCGCCTCGTCGATCAGGATGGAGTCCACCTCGTCGACGATGGCGTAGTGATGGGTCGCCTTCTCGATCGGGCGGCCGCCGAACTGAACCATCTCGTTGAGCGCGTATTTCATGTTGTCGCGCAGATAGTCGAAGCCCAGCTCGTTGTTCGTGCCGTAGGTGATGTCGCAGGCGTAGGCCGCGCGGCGCTGGTCGTCGAACATGCCGTGCACGATCACCCCGGTGGTCATGCCGAGCTTGGCGAAGACCTGACCCATCCACTCGCTGTCGCGCTTGGCGAGATAGTCGTTAACCGTGACGATGTGCACGCCCTTGCCGGGCAGGGCGTTGAGATAGGCCGCAAGCGTGGAGACCAGCGTCTTGCCCTCGCCGGTTTTCATCTCCGAAATGTCGCCCTGGTGCAGAACCATGCCGCCCATCAGCTGCACGTCGTAATGGCGCTGGCCCAGCGCGCGCTTGGCCGCCTCCCGGACTGCGGCGAAGGCTTCGGGCAGCAGCTTGTCCAGGCTCTCGCCGTTCTCGTGGCGCTCGCGGAACTCCTTGGTCTTGGCGACGAGCCCCGCGTCGTCGAGCGCCTCGAACTCGGGCTCGAGCGCGTTGATCCGCTCGACGGTGGAGCGCATCTTCTTGACGGCGCGGTCGTTCGACGAGCCGAAGAGCTTGCGGGCGATATTGAGCATGACGTATCAGCCTCGACAGGCGAAGAATGTTAAAACCGCCGCGCTGACGGCGGTCCGGCGCGGCGCGCGCGGCGGGTGCGTAACCTGCGCGCGCGTAAAGGACACCGTGACTTAAGGAGGCCCCGATTGAGTGTCAATCAAGCCAGCCTGCTCGTCTTCGCCGCGCTTGCGGCGCTGGGCCTGTCCGCCTGCAACCCGCCGTCCGATCCGCAGACCGGCGCGCCGGCGCCGTCCGCCCGCGACGGGCTGCGCTTCATGGAGCGCGGCGCCGGTGAGGGCCGCGTGGCCGCGCGGGTCGGCGACACCGTCATCACCGTCGCGGACGTGCGGCGCGAAGCCGCGGTGCGCGAACTGGTCGAGGACCCTGACGCGCTGACGCCCGAAGACGCGGCCTTCCGCGAGGCGCTGGAGGAACTGATCGATCAGCGCCTGCTCGCGCTTGAAGCCGTCCGGCGCGGGGTTCAGAACGATCCCGAAGCGCGCCGCAGGCTCGCCGCGGCCGAGGAGCGCATTCTCGGCAACGTGCTGGTCGAGCAGGCCGTTTCCGACGCGGTGACCGAAGAGGCGATCGCGCGGGTCTATGAAGAACAGTCCCGGCTCGCCCCGCCTGCGGAAGAGCTGCGCGCGCGGCATATCCTGGTCGATACGCGCGAGGAGGCCGACGAGGTGGCCCGCCTGATTGCAGAAGGTGCGGATTTCGCCACGCTCGCCGCCTCCATCAGCCAGGACCCGGCGACCCGGTTCGAGGGCGGCGATCTGGGATATTTCACCCGCGAGGGCATCCTGCCGGCGTTCGCGCGGGTCGCCTTCGCCACGCCCGAGGGCGGGGTGAGCGCGCCGTTCCAGACCGAGAACGGCTGGCATGTCCTCACCGTCGTGGACCGCCGCACCCAGGCCCGGCCCGAACTGGACCGGATGCGGCCCAATATCGTGCGCTTCCTGACCCTGCAGGGGATCGACACGCTTCTGGGCCGGATCCGCGAGACCTATCCGGTCACGATCGTGGCCGGTTCGGTCCCCGCAGGGCTGCGTGCGCCCGAGCCCGCCGAGGGTGCGGACGAGCCCGAAACCGCCCCCGAGGACGCCCCCGGCGGCGCGCCGGGCCGTTAGACTCTCGTAAACCCTGATCGCCGGTTCGCCTTCGGCGGGAGCGCTTTTCATGGCAGTGTCAAAACAGCGCCTTCTTCTCGTCGCGGCGTGCGCCCTGGTCGACACTGACGGCCGGGTACTGATCGCGCAGCGGCCCGAAGGCAAGCCGCAAGCGGGGCTCTGGGAGTTTCCAGGCGGCAAGGTCGAGGCGGGAGAGAGCCCTGAACAGGCCGTGATCCGCGAGCTGCGTGAGGAACTGGGAGTCGAACCGTGCGAACAATGCTTGCAGCCTTTCGCCTTCGCCTCCCATCCGTTCGCGGACGGCCGTCACCTGCTGATGCCGCTTTTCGTCTGCCGGCGCTGGGACGGCTTCGTCGATCCCAGGGAAGGCCAGCAGATCGCCTGGCTGAGACCGGAACGCCTCAGCGACAAGCCGCTGGTCCCCGCCGATCTGCCGCTGGCCGCCGAGCTGCGCGACCGGCTGGTGGGCGCGCGGGTCTGAACAGCTTTCTCGCCGACGAGCGCGGCGCCACGGCGATCGAATACGGTCTGGTCGCGGCCCTCATCACGCTGGTGATCATCAGCGGGATTACGGCGCTGGGCGGGGGCGCGGACGGCATGTGGAGCAATAATTCCGACCGCATCAACGCCGCCTTCCAATCCTCGCCCTAGGCGCCGGACGCGCCGGAGCGCACACTGTCTTTCGGCATCCTGTCGAAACCGGCGCGTCTGGCGCGTCGTGTCTCGTGTGAGGACGCACGGGAGGCGAGACCATGATCACCGTTTTTGCCGCATTGCTGGGCGCAGCCGCGCTTCAGGCCGCGCCCGTCGAGGCGCAGCCGGACCGCATCGAAGCGGGCTGGCTGGAAGGGTGCTGGGAGGGTCGCGGCTTCGGCCTGCCGGCCACCGAATGCTGGATGAGCGCGCCGTCGGGCCGGATGACCGGCATGTTCCAGTTGCTCGAAGAGGACGGCGGCCAGCGCTTTTCCGAGATCCTGATCATCGACACGTTCGAGGACGGGCCCGCCCTGCGCCTGAAGCATTTCGACGCCGAGCTGAAAGGCTGGGAGGAGAAGGACGAGTTTCTGAGCTTCCCCTTCGTCGAGCAGTCCGAAAACCGGCTCGTCTTCCGCGGCCTCGAATTCCGGCTCGAAGCCGAGGACCGACTGGTCATCGATCTCAGCATGCGCCGCGGCGGCGAACCGCACGTCGAACGCTTTGAGTTCGTCCGGGCGCGCTAGCCGCCCGCGGTGTCGCCTGCGCCGTGCTCGCGGGTCCCCAGCGCGTCCGCAAGCCTGTGCGTCGCCGAGCCCGGCCGTTTGGGCCTGGGCTGATCGGGATGGGGCGCCCAGCCGGCGAAATGGATGATCTCGAAGCTCGCCGGGACCTTGCCGTCGTCTTCGGCGAAGGCGTGGGCGTAGGCCTCGGCGGTCTTCACGAACAGCGCTTTCGTGCCCGGCGTGCGGGGCCGGTCGGATAGCGCGCTGGTTTCGCCCATTTTCCGTAGGTCGCGCATCAGAACGAAGGAATTGCCGTAGCGCGCGGTGACCCGGTCGACATCGCCGACCGGCATGGCGAACCCGGCCCGGCTCAGAAGCCCGGCCATGTCGATCGTATCGGCGAAGGGCGAGACGCGGGGCGCGGGTTCGCGGCCCAGTTCGCTCTCTGCGGTCTTCATCGCCTGTCTCAGCTCGGTCAGGGTCGCGCCGCCGAAGATCGCGCCCGCGAAGAAGCCGTCGGCCTTCAGCGCGTAATTGATCTGGATGAGCGCGCCGACGAGATCGTTCGTCCAGTGAAGCGAAAGGCAGCTCAGCACCAGATCGACCGAGCCCTCGCGGACCGGCAGGAATTCCTCGTCTAGGGCGAGGGAAGGATGATCGCTCAGCGCCGCCATGGCGGGCGACAGATCGGCCTCGATCAGCGTGCCGATCTTCTTCGCCGCGCCGGGCCGGCCGGTCAGCGCCCGGCCCACCGCGCCGCCGCCGCCGATCACAAGGCAGGTGTCGAAATCCCGGCTGATCGCCTCGACCCGGTCGAGAAGATCGTCCGCGACACGCGCATGAAGAAAGTCGTAGGATGAAAATTCCCCCGCTGCGCGATCGCGCCGCCGCCTCAACAGCGCGCGGTCGAACAGGCGCGGCGGGCCGTCTTCGGGAGGAGGGGCGGGCTTTGCGGAGATCAGGTTC carries:
- a CDS encoding peptidylprolyl isomerase; the encoded protein is MSVNQASLLVFAALAALGLSACNPPSDPQTGAPAPSARDGLRFMERGAGEGRVAARVGDTVITVADVRREAAVRELVEDPDALTPEDAAFREALEELIDQRLLALEAVRRGVQNDPEARRRLAAAEERILGNVLVEQAVSDAVTEEAIARVYEEQSRLAPPAEELRARHILVDTREEADEVARLIAEGADFATLAASISQDPATRFEGGDLGYFTREGILPAFARVAFATPEGGVSAPFQTENGWHVLTVVDRRTQARPELDRMRPNIVRFLTLQGIDTLLGRIRETYPVTIVAGSVPAGLRAPEPAEGADEPETAPEDAPGGAPGR
- a CDS encoding Flp family type IVb pilin, with the translated sequence MNSFLADERGATAIEYGLVAALITLVIISGITALGGGADGMWSNNSDRINAAFQSSP
- a CDS encoding methyltransferase domain-containing protein is translated as MALNLISAKPAPPPEDGPPRLFDRALLRRRRDRAAGEFSSYDFLHARVADDLLDRVEAISRDFDTCLVIGGGGAVGRALTGRPGAAKKIGTLIEADLSPAMAALSDHPSLALDEEFLPVREGSVDLVLSCLSLHWTNDLVGALIQINYALKADGFFAGAIFGGATLTELRQAMKTAESELGREPAPRVSPFADTIDMAGLLSRAGFAMPVGDVDRVTARYGNSFVLMRDLRKMGETSALSDRPRTPGTKALFVKTAEAYAHAFAEDDGKVPASFEIIHFAGWAPHPDQPRPKRPGSATHRLADALGTREHGAGDTAGG
- the secA gene encoding preprotein translocase subunit SecA, with protein sequence MLNIARKLFGSSNDRAVKKMRSTVERINALEPEFEALDDAGLVAKTKEFRERHENGESLDKLLPEAFAAVREAAKRALGQRHYDVQLMGGMVLHQGDISEMKTGEGKTLVSTLAAYLNALPGKGVHIVTVNDYLAKRDSEWMGQVFAKLGMTTGVIVHGMFDDQRRAAYACDITYGTNNELGFDYLRDNMKYALNEMVQFGGRPIEKATHHYAIVDEVDSILIDEARTPLIISGRTDDRTEFYKTIDALIPLLDEEDYTIDEKARSCTFTEEGNEHIEELLKERGLIESGDLYDVENISVVHHVNQGLKAHKLFKKDKDYIVREDKVVLIDEFTGRMMPGRRLSDGLHQAIEAKEGVEIQPENQTLASITFQNYFRLYDKLAGMTGTAATEADEFAGIYGLGVVEIPTNKPVAREDQEDELYRTMAEKNDAIVAAIRAAYEKKQPVLIGTASIERSEQLSDVLTASKIPHQVLNARYHEQEAGIIAQAGVPGAVTIATNMAGRGTDIQLGGNVDFRLAEWLEQQKEAGKEPSEDEIRAEREKIAADVKTKKEEALAAGGLFVIGTERHESRRIDNQLRGRSGRQGDPGRSAFFLSVEDDLLRIFAPERLDTIMRTLGMKPGEAIQHPWMTKAVETSQKKVEARNFDIRKNILKYDDVMNDQRKAIFEQRIEFMTAQDVSDVVADMRAQAADDLVTRHIPPKAYADQWDVEGLDEDVKKHFGLDLPIKDWAAEEGIADEEIKERLIKAADEAYAEKVADIGPELMRRIEKQILLQTIDQNWREHLQQLDALRSVVGLRGYAQRDPLNEFKTEAFELFERLLDELRFETTRVLFNMRLAPAQPAPAPKLPENMQARHADPVTGRNEMGDDPEAGASERPPSPLATRTASAAIDPSNPETWGRVQRNAPCPCGSGKKYKHCHGAVGAA
- a CDS encoding (deoxy)nucleoside triphosphate pyrophosphohydrolase; its protein translation is MAVSKQRLLLVAACALVDTDGRVLIAQRPEGKPQAGLWEFPGGKVEAGESPEQAVIRELREELGVEPCEQCLQPFAFASHPFADGRHLLMPLFVCRRWDGFVDPREGQQIAWLRPERLSDKPLVPADLPLAAELRDRLVGARV
- a CDS encoding DUF6265 family protein; translated protein: MITVFAALLGAAALQAAPVEAQPDRIEAGWLEGCWEGRGFGLPATECWMSAPSGRMTGMFQLLEEDGGQRFSEILIIDTFEDGPALRLKHFDAELKGWEEKDEFLSFPFVEQSENRLVFRGLEFRLEAEDRLVIDLSMRRGGEPHVERFEFVRAR